The Nitrospira lenta DNA window GAGGAGCCCTATTGGTGGGCCTCTTGTCCTTTCTTATCGCCACGCCCTATGCGTATCCTGAGGCCTACATCGGGGGACAGATCGGAACTACACTCGCAGGAAACAGCCTTAGCAGAGTGGACCTCACTGACTTCTCACCCTTGGGATCGATGTCAGGCCGTGACCTCGCAGGCTCTCCTTTACTCGGTGGAAAGGTTGGGTACTACTTCCCAAAAGTTCGTTGGTTCGGCATCGAATTCGAAGCCAACTATAGAACTCCCCACATAGAGCAGCAGCAGACGAGGGTATCGATTCCCACATCTGCGGTTCTCAGAGATTTCGGACCAGTCACCGGCGGAGAAGCAAATGGAATATTATCCGGTGACCACTTTCGCGTCATAACAATAGCGCCTATCAATTTAATGTTCCGATACCACAAAATACGACTTCAGCCCTACTTCGGAATTGGCCCCGGAATATTCCTGGCAAAAGTGACTACGACTCAACCTGCTTTTGCTGGTTCGCAGAGCTCCACCCAGCTAGGCCTGAATGCTAAGGTGGGTGCGGAATACTTCTTCACAAAACACTTCACAGGGTTTGTTGAGGCCAAATACAACTATGCGAGATTCAACTTCGAATCTAATAGCACAGGTAGCTTTGGATTCAGAGGCACCTACAACCCTCTCTTCCTTTCCTTCGGAGTTAGCTACCACTTCTAGCCGCCGCTGCGCTGTCATGAAACAACAGCGCGGCACATACCCACACCACACATATCCGATATTATTTCCCGCTCCCGTCACTACTCTGTCCCACCGGTTTACGTGGGGTGCCGTTTCACCGTAGTATGCAGGGTATGCAGATCTGTCCGAGCTGTCACCAGTCACTCCCGGAGATCAATCGCTTCTGTACCCAGTGCGGACAACGGCTCGCGGCGACCGCATCGTCTTCACCGGAGCCTGCCTCGCCTCCTGCGCAGCCGACGGCACCGGAACAATTAAACTTGAATGTCCTCTATGGCATGGTGGGCGCGTTGATCCTCGCCGTACTGCTCCCCCCATGGGAAACCCCGCCGAGTCAGCCTCCGGAATTCCTCGGTTTTCACAGCGTCCTCTCCCCGCCGACTCCCGAGGCGATCATCAGCCGCATGTTGCTCACCATCGAGCTGACCACCATCACCATTGGGGGCTTGTACGGGGCGTTCTTCTTCAGGCAAAGACCGTAAATCAGACACCAAATGACAAGTCTTACTCATTGAACTCAACTGCAAGTCATCAGGCCGCTCAAAATGTCCCGATAACTAGGCCGCAGGTGAGTGCAAACCGGAAGCGTACCCGTCTCACCCGCCCACCCCTCGCTGCTAGCGCAGCTTCTCCCCGGTGGGGTACGTTGAGGATTTTCACGAGCCGAGAACGACGTCTGGGAACCGGCGCGTCTCGGCGCGCCA harbors:
- a CDS encoding zinc-ribbon domain-containing protein, which gives rise to MQICPSCHQSLPEINRFCTQCGQRLAATASSSPEPASPPAQPTAPEQLNLNVLYGMVGALILAVLLPPWETPPSQPPEFLGFHSVLSPPTPEAIISRMLLTIELTTITIGGLYGAFFFRQRP
- a CDS encoding outer membrane beta-barrel protein codes for the protein MTQRMSTNRTWGGALLVGLLSFLIATPYAYPEAYIGGQIGTTLAGNSLSRVDLTDFSPLGSMSGRDLAGSPLLGGKVGYYFPKVRWFGIEFEANYRTPHIEQQQTRVSIPTSAVLRDFGPVTGGEANGILSGDHFRVITIAPINLMFRYHKIRLQPYFGIGPGIFLAKVTTTQPAFAGSQSSTQLGLNAKVGAEYFFTKHFTGFVEAKYNYARFNFESNSTGSFGFRGTYNPLFLSFGVSYHF